A single Nicotiana tabacum cultivar K326 chromosome 5, ASM71507v2, whole genome shotgun sequence DNA region contains:
- the LOC107805150 gene encoding uncharacterized protein LOC107805150 translates to MAEREIPCKSCEFPSRGRERELVEEEECMDEEEVDDSNDSDESDGAIIYDSDDSDFDIVDGPNADRKVWNQYYREWNESEGFDISVHPGASFMAPIAQLRSYLKNPKEKQIYTELCNLAIGIFNSQNAKNYELVEIVKVNHHLLLGRGFISLFKPGILMMR, encoded by the exons ATGGCGGAGCGGGAGATCCCTTGTAAATCTTGCGAATTTCCTTCTCGCGGGAGGGAACGAGAACTGGTAGAGGAAGAGGAGTGTATGGATGAAGAAGAAGTTGATGATTCAAATGATTCCGACGAAAGCGACGGCGCTATAATCTACGACTCCGACGATTCTGATTTTGACATTGTGGACGGTCCCAATGCGGATCGCAAGGTCTGGAACCAGTATTATCGGGAGTGGAATGAGAGCGAG GGTTTTGATATCTCCGTCCACCCAGGTGCTTCTTTTATGGCTCCAATTGCGCAACTACGGAGTTACCTGAAGAATCCAAAAGAAAAACAGATATACACTGAGCTGTGCAACTTGGCAATTGGAATTTTCAATTCTCAGAAT GCTAAAAATTATGAGTTGGTGGAAATTGTGAAGGTAAACCATCATTTGCTGCTGGGACGTGGTTTTATTTCACTTTTCAAGCCAGGGATACTGATGATGCGGTAA